In a genomic window of Telopea speciosissima isolate NSW1024214 ecotype Mountain lineage chromosome 5, Tspe_v1, whole genome shotgun sequence:
- the LOC122662567 gene encoding NDR1/HIN1-like protein 1 — translation MHAKSDSEVTSLDPLSPPRSPRRLLYYVQSPSQHDVEKMSYGSSPLGSPHHYHCSPIHHSRESSTTRFSASLKNPKNATAWKKMHGEHDDGDEDDDDDAGRWDSGDVKRFYVICFVFSFVVLFTVFSLILWAASKPYKPKISIKSMVFESFNIQAGMDNSGVATDMMSVNSTVKIWFRNPATFFGVHVTSTPLQLYYYQLKLASGYMGKFYQSRKSQRVITVMVKGNQVPLYGGVSAVNGGLIKQDLQSVEVPLNLTFVVRSRAYVLGKLVKPKFYRNVRCAVTLQGKRLGKPLSLHDSCVYQ, via the exons ATGCACGCGAAATCCGACTCGGAGGTCACGAGTCTCGACCCATTGTCGCCGCCACGGTCTCCCCGGCGGCTCCTCTACTACGTGCAGAGCCCGTCGCAACACGATGTGGAGAAAATGTCGTATGGATCAAGCCCCTTGGGTTCTCCACATCACTACCATTGTTCTCCCATTCATCACTCACGTGAATCATCCACTACTCGATTCTCCGCTTCTCTCAAAAACCCTAAGAACGCTACCGCTTGGAAGAAAATGCACGGAGAGCACGATGACGGAGACGAAGACGACGACGATGACGCAGGTCGGTGGGATTCCGGCGACGTCAAGAGGTTTTATGtgatctgttttgttttttcgttCGTTGTTCTGTTCACGGTGTTTTCCTTGATTTTGTGGGCCGCAAGTAAGCCATACAAACCTAAAATCTCCATTAAG AGTATGGTATTCGAGAGCTTTAATATACAAGCAGGGATGGACAACTCAGGAGTCGCAACAGATATGATGTCAGTGAATTCGACGGTCAAGATTTGGTTCCGGAACCCAGCTACCTTCTTCGGCGTCCACGTCACTTCCACCCCGCTTCAACTTTACTATTACCAGCTTAAGCTAGCCTCTGGTTAT ATGGGGAAGTTCTACCAGTCGAGGAAGAGTCAGCGGGTGATAACGGTGATGGTAAAGGGGAACCAAGTGCCGCTCTACGGCGGTGTATCGGCGGTGAACGGTGGATTAATAAAACAGGACCTACAGAGTGTGGAGGTGCCGTTAAACCTGACGTTTGTGGTGAGGTCGAGGGCTTACGTTCTTGGGAAGCTGGTGAAGCCCAAGTTCTACCGGAACGTCCGTTGCGCCGTCACCTTGCAAGGCAAACGACTCGGCAAGCCGCTCTCTTTGCACGATTCTTGTGTTTATCAATGA